The Oncorhynchus kisutch isolate 150728-3 unplaced genomic scaffold, Okis_V2 scaffold1974, whole genome shotgun sequence genome contains the following window.
gtaaggcttctctcctgtgtgtattctctcgtgtagtttcagctcccccgaacggccgaaacactttccacattgggagcagtggtaaggcttctctcctgtgtgtattctctcatgttgtttcagcgtCCCTGACTGGttgaaaccctttccacactgggaacagtggtaaggcttctcccctttgtgtatcctctcatgttgtttcaggtgtGCTTTCTGGTTGAAACACTgtccacactgggagcaatggtaaggcttctctcctgtgtgtattctctcgtgttgtttcagGTCCCCCAAACGGACTAAACACTTTCCAcaatgggagcagtggtaaggcttctctcctgtgtgtattctctcgtgtagtttcagctcccccgaacggccgaaacactttccacattgggagcagtggtaaggcttctctcctgtgtgtattctctcatgttgtttcagcgtCCCTGACTGGttgaaaccctttccacactgggaacagtggtaaggcttctcccctgtgtgtattctcttatgttTTTTCAGTTGTGCTTTCTGTTTAAAACTCTTTTCACACTGGGAGCACtggtgtcgtcttgctggtttggacgtccctggctctggttcctctgagtctggtctttctcctgccaaagatagtgttatttttaaatagagactcaaatgaaaccacatgataaaaaaaccttgctacgagggtaaatcctaaatcagatctctcaataacccgaggccagttttaacaatcttagtgtgattttaaaacaaatgtagagcttcctggtaattactgctatgtttacattacttattcatcctgttttacaagtcagaacacaaaaaaatagacagttctaggacactgaagacacagacgtcgctggattccaattgaacaggtggttctaaatatataactttcatagctgtatgatacagaatgtgacctacacacttccttaaacataaaataactaaAGAAGTCATTTTGTGTGGAAGTCCAAAACTTGTTTTTACGTCGAAGAtacaaagcacatcagtaacatctccccgttgttgaaagggttcgacacattgctgtttaaatggaccaatttcttatttagacattcacagattttcaacattttgattatcgctgatgtcatattttgggtaaatgttcctaaaactgatagtAACAACAataaactaaaatataaacgcaacatgtaaagtgttggatgtTTCATGAGCATCACTGTTAGTCAACAtttattctttgccaagataatccatccacctgacagtgtggcatatcaagaagctgattgaacagcttggttattacacaggtgcatcttgtgctggggataataaaaggcaacccgaaaatgtgcagtttgttcAAACAACAATGCCACAGGTCTCTGAGGGAgcgggcaattggcatgctgattgcaggaatgtccactggagctgttaggaaatgtaatgtacagtaccagtcaaaaggttggactcacctactcattcaagggtttttctttatttttactattttctacattgtagaataataaagacatcaaaattataaaaaatcacatggaatcatgtagtaaccacaagtgttaaatcaaaatatatattttattcttcaaaagttgccacccttgctttctctcaaacagcttcacctggaatccttttccaacagtcttgtaggcgttcccacatatgctgagaacttgtagGCCGCTTTCCCTTCacctctgcgatccaactcatcccaaaccatcttgatttggttgaggtcgggggattgtgtaggccaggtcatctgatgcagcactccatcactctcctacttgatcaaatagctcttacacagcctggaggtgtgttgggtcattgtcctgttgaaaaacaaatgacagtgggactaagcccaaaccagatgggatggcatatagctgtagaatgctgtggaagccatgctggttaagtgtgacttgaagaaataaatcactgacattgtcaacagcaaagcacaccatcacatctcctcctccatgcttcacggtgggaaccacacatgcggagataatctgttcatctactcctcgtctcacaaagacatgacgctcggatccaaaaatctcaaatttggactcatcagacccaaggacagatatccaccggtctaatgtccattgctcgtgtttcttggcccaagcaagtcacttcttcttattggtgtcctttagtagtggtttccttgcagcaattcgaccatgaaggcctgattcacgcagtctcctctgaaccgatgatgttgagatgtgtctgttacttgaactttgtgaagcatttatttgggctgcaatttctaaggctggtaactctatgAACTTATGCATCAgaagtaactctggatcttccattattgtggtggtccttaaagtaatgatggactgttgtttctctttgcttatttgagctgttcttgacataatatggacttcgtcttttacccaatagggctatcttctgtataccacccctaccttgtcacaacacaactgattggttcaaacacattaaaacctgttatggctagGGATTCCGCTAGCGGAACATTTCAACaaaatccggtgaaattgcagagtgcaaaatatatatatatttttagaaatatttaactttcatgcattcacaagtgcaataccacaaattaaagcttaacactccataatgtttcatcattagatactactgtcctcctttaagactccataatgtttcatcattagatgctacagtcctcctttaagactccataatgtttcattatTAGAtgttacagtcctcctttaagactccataatgtttcatcattagttgctacagtcctcctttaatactccatcatgtttagaatgtgtctggaagcgctactctattctactctcatcctttcggttttaataatattttaaaataataatgttataataggtaataactaactttaataactagggttaatacctgcctggcgcaccAACAAAATATTTCTTTAGCCCTCTCTAACAATACCGCTACAGAATTAGCATAGTAGGCCATGTaacttaacctgtagtgacacccagcccgtgaacggggccgttatcatcatctgacactaattagcataacgcaacagacataaatcttcctaaaaaatattcctattcatgaaaatcacaagtgaaatatattggaacacagcttagccttttgttaatcaccctgtcatctcagattttcaaaatatgctttacagccaacgctagacaagcatctgtgtaagtttatcatagcctagcatagcattatgccttgctagcagcaggcaaacttgtcacggaaatcagaaaagcaatcaaattaaataatttacctttgatga
Protein-coding sequences here:
- the LOC116368586 gene encoding zinc finger protein 135-like translates to MSWIAEVKGKRPTKITLSLAGERPDSEEPEPGTSKPARRHQCSQCEKSFKQKAQLKKHKRIHTGEKPYHCSQCGKGFNQSGTLKQHERIHTGEKPYHCSQCGKCFGRSGELKLHERIHTGEKPYHCSHCGKCLVRLGDLKQHERIHTGEKPYHCSQCGQCFNQKAHLKQHERIHKGEKPYHCSQCGKGFNQSGTLKQHERIHTGEKPYHCSQCGKCFGRSGELKLHERIHTGEKPYHCSQCGQCFNQKAHLKQHERIHKGEKPYHCSQCGKGFNQSGTLKQHERIHTGEKPYHCSQCGKCFGRSGVLKLHERIHAGEKPYHCSHCGKCFVRLGELKQHERIHTGEKPYHCFQCVRSFNQLGALKQHERIHTGEKPYHCSQCGKCFNHSGMLKQHERIHTGEKPYHCSQCGKCFNRRGNLKQHERIHTGEKP